The Malus domestica chromosome 17, GDT2T_hap1 genome contains the following window.
ttaaagactttaggtaagtgaacatatacttaaaagaaaaatatgtttttatgttttggatgtgacaatatggtatgtatatacttatttagtattatgttttgcatttgattatttattggtttaaaatatattttccttaacaggtaacgggtcaggtcatattacatgttaatattatcggatcgatttcgggtcgggtcattttactcgtttattttaacgggtgttacatgacacaacccgttaagatatcgagtatgacacaaaaacgacacgaacacggaaaacacgacacgaatgtcaGGTCTAAATAAAAGCAGCTTGTTGAGGAGAAACAATGGCTATAACAATAGAAAAAAGACGAACTGCCAAAATTTTAGGAATAATCTTGAACAGAAAATTCACCAAAGCAATAGGTTTATATCGAGTAATTGAAGTATCCCCCTCTACCTTTGGAACCAATACCAAGAAAAATGCTATTAGCATTGGGATAAAACCAATTATACAGTAAGAACTGCTTCACATATTAAATACCATCATAGCGAACAAAATATAGCAAACAATATTTTAAGAGTAAATTACATAGCAACTCCTCAGGTTTTAGAtctattacaactccatacaatatctttaaaacatttcactttcatacctcatgtactattttatttcaaaataataaatccgttagattttccatccattggtctattaaatgctgacgtgactgCCACATTTGTGTTGATGTGGctaccacgtggcaaaaataataattttttatacattaaaaatattataatattaaccctatttaaaaattaaaaaaaaacacacacacaaacccaTAAATCCTTCCCCACAAcatcccacccccacccccttacCCATCTCTTCCTTCATGTTCGTTCATCCCCTCCACCCCTCCATCCCCTCCACCCGAGCACCCCTCAACGCAGGTTCCACCAAAACAGTGCCAAAGAAAGAACTGAAGGGCAAGCCCTTAGGCGAAGAAGAAGATGTGGAAGTGAGAAATATGaagggaggaagaaggagaagaggcgtgtgagagtgagagagcgCTCGACGGCGGAAGAAAAACAGGCAAAGAGTGTGCTCACCATGACGTCCACCATTGCTCCTGCTGCTGCTACGTTTGTGTGCTCACCGTCATCCACTACCAGAGGTGCAAAAGCAGCCGTATTTCGTCGCAAAGAAAGCTTATCCCCCTGGCACAAAACCCATAAAGCTCCCCCAAAAAATATCTCTTTAGGGTTTTCACGGGTAAGATCCCAAATCCCTAGTTTTTCCCAATTCGAGCTCCTCGATAGCGACAATATAACAAACTCCCTACTAAGCTCAAGTCCATTTGCAGGGTTTTTCATTCTCATTGGAACAACGGTTATCTACCAAAATCCATGGCGACTTCCCAAAAATGTCTTCGTTGAAGAGAGCATAGAAAGTTACCAATTTTTAATGGTGGGAAATGTGGGCAGGTGAAAAAAAGTCGTTAAATTTGGCAAATCGAAAGTCGAGTGAAGTCTCTGCATTTGTTTAAGTTAATTTCAAATCTCTAATCGAGTGAAGTCTTTATGTATGATCGAAAGTTGAAGTCTTTACTTATATGATAGTAGCTtattgtctcggtttactaCTACGGCAAACAATTCAAGATCTTCCACATccactgcgtcaccaagtaaacTCGATATGTTTTCACTAGGGTAAGTTCAACTCCAAAAGACACTTCACCCGATGCATATCATGCCTATTCTCTCTCAGTTCTAGGCAGCCTAGTCATCCATTTGCATttacatttgcattcaaatgtggggtaATTGTTGGAGTTTTCATCTCAAATGtgggtattgttggaaatttgagtagtttgagtagaaatttctttgtcccatATTGGCTattcctaaatttttttattactttataagactttgtcctttatagaaagtgatttgAGTAATATGCCTGGAGAATacaattgggctcacccttgaggttgggctttggggtgcactaattaattagtaattaattataattaatatatatatatatatattaattatcaaaagatgggccttgggccttagAGCTCTGAAAAtaaaattctttaattaattatttttaattaatttcgaatttaattaaattattttttatttgaacagACTTATCTTTTTAGATAAAGTCTGAAGTCAATGAACTGCACCCATCTgaagagatgtctcccaacaatCACATCTCATTCTTATACCTGTTGCGAACATGCATAATCCCATTATATATGTATCCGtctgcatggcatttagaacACAGAAAACACAAATCTCCTTCTATAATTCATAACATTCTTACTGAGAGTACCACAAGGAAATTCGTCAGAAGTTAAGTTTTTCGGTGCTGGAATTCTAACTTGATGGTTGAATCATGGTGAAACAAACGTCcggagaactacaagcactgagtaggggcgaaatttttgtttcaaagatATTACgatacgcaagcctcgatcttcaatatttctatttAATATTAGTTCATTGTTCATACACTGTTTATTTATTAGTATACATAAATTTATCAtagattgttgacatatatctaacatacaCCAGTACTCCTGCTCATGGAAACCAAGTATAGCATTGAAATCACCAATAGCCATCAATGAGACTTGTATTTGTTAACGCAGATTAGGAAAACCAGCCTACAAAGCTCTTCTTTTATATAAAGTAGTGCTTGCATATCGAATATGGTCAAAAGTACATCGAACGGTAATCTGTTGGTCAGATATAGAAACAACTGAGGGATTCGCACAAGTCAAAGATGTTAGAAGCAAAAGCTCCAATGGAGTTAAAAGTAAAAGGAGATAATATTGAACCTCAATAAGCAACCGGAATAGAATtaaggcctaatcggataaatggtccccgtggtcataaggtattcggatgatagtccatgtggtaaaaaaattcggatttaaacgcATGTGGTCccagtctgttaggatttaaacccatgTGGTCTAAGTCTATTAAGATTTATGCCCTTCTGTCATTCCTTCATTAGTTTTAGGTTGgccaaatcggataaatggtccccgtggtcataaggaATTCGGAAGATAGCCCCTGTGGTAGaaaaaatttggatttaaaCTCATGTGATCTAAGTCTATTAGGATTTATGCCTGAAATTAGAGGTTATGTCATTCCTTCGTTAAGCTTACAGGTGGAGCAGAGTTTCTCTGAGTatctatcaataaaaaatatcttACAATAAAAAGGGGGGGGGAGAGAAGATTTCAGTTTATGGTACAAAAATTCATTCATCTTAGTTATttcacaagaagaaaaagacgAAAACAGAAGATCTGTTGAATTTCAAATAGTTAGTTTCACCAATAGGATACGAAGACTTACTTCACATTTACAATTACACAAAAAAACTATTTATCTCAGAGAGGTTTACGTAAAATTCTGGGAAAACGACAACAATTACTGTCTTATTTGtcaaagaaaaatagaatatgtataaagaattaattaatCGGTTGGACATTCGGGAGTCAAAAACTTGTTAATTTTATAAAggcattttgaattatttgatttattagatcttgaattttaattaattatgtgaTTTATTAGTTCCACCTGTAAGCTTAGCGGAGAAATGACAGAACTTCTAGTTtcgggcataaatcctaacaaactTAGACCACATGagtttaaatcctaacagactatgaccacaggggtttaaatccgaattttctTACCACATGGGCTATCAtctgaataccttatgaccacggtgatcatttatccgattaggcctagAATTAAATATGGCCATTGGCTCCTCAAAGCAAAGCAAACATGGTCGATGCAAACGACATATATTAGAAAGCTCAGTTTGTGAGTCGTCATTACCAATGCCTAATATTTCATTAAAGAGTAatgatatttatattatatttttgtatcacattGTCATGCCACTTTAGATGGTTTTTGATGTGGATAGAcatatcatttgaattaatcagatttttaaatttagttcattatttaataaactaataattaagaaaaactagttaattaaatgatgattgtggtatacgaaggggtctttctccttcattttcttgggttttgcaaatttttcaaatgatgtggctgtccacatcagatactacctaaagtggtatataaatatggtataaaaatatagtatgaatagcattactcctCGTTAAAACAATATTCATTTAAAACGAGCCGGTATTTTGTGGACTCTATTCAAACAGGGTCAGAACGCTGGAAATCTTAGCACtatgcttttgttttttatttacttattgAAATTTAGATACAACAGGAGTAAAACCATCTTTATCACAACCCTCAAGATGATTAACAATACCAACGACACCTTTGCTAAAGCAACAACATGCCCAAAAGCTGAAGAAATGCTATAATCATCTAGCAAAGCCGGCGTGCCTCTATTAGACTGCAAGTTTATTTCACCAGTATTACCCAACAATTATTCACCACAAGAGGAGTCGGATGAAGGAGACGACCTGATCACCGAATTACTAACGTGGGATACTCCAGGAGACTGGACACCATGTTCTTCAATTTCAGAATTAACTACTAAGTGTTCCCCAAAGCCTAATCAACGACCTGTTCAAGAACTTTATTTATAACATTTATCATGAGAGGAAAAGTGTTAAGAAGGGATACGAGATCACTTGTTTGATTGTTGAACTTAaatacatacataaacatttaggcatataattttttttttttatcatcaaatgtcacatatAAATAGACGGTTCATTATTAGACctgacaatttcttacacgactCATTAACACAACACGtaaatgacacgaaaataacaggtttcagatcaacacgataactaattgggtcattatcgggtcacacgataataacccgttaataacgggtccttaacaggtttacacgaGAGTGACACCCAAGTAACCTATTTCGACatgataagaaaaaagttattttaatgattttaattttttaaactactaattaaaacttactataaaatacaatagatataatgaatatgtatatattgtttattaattattattctatttaaattttaaattttaagttttatttatttatttatttatttttataggatattataggcaaagattgagattaaaaatcataaaacacattaaaaataaaaatatcaaataatttaaaaataccaaacatgataaaaaaaatataataattaatttacatgtgcaaaaaatatgaaaaaatatgcaaacgctcGTCGTCGCATCCTCTGTAATTTGAGGATGAGTATATggtcatttgaatttttaaaaccatacaaactctcatgaagagtatttttaagggagttcaaaataaacaaaattcataattaTTAATGTATAagtttgaaagatgtgaaagcaTAATAAACGTTCATAATTGCATCCTCAACGCTTAGACGATGGTTACATGGTCGTTTAGGTTTTTAAAACGctccaaatctcatgaacaatgttttttatttgagtgcaaaattaataaaattaataataattattgtaaaagtgtgaaaaatgtaatcactcgtaatgaaaagttttacaacttttatgaaggagtcaactccgaaatttagtatgtatatactaatttagtattatgttttacattttttgggtcaaattatatttttcatttttattgatttaaaatatatttttcttaacgggtaatGGGTGGGGTCATATTAtctgataatattaacaggttgATTTCGGGTCAGGTCATATTACCCGTCTACTTTAACGGgtattacacgacacgacccctTAAGCTTTcgagtatgacacgaaaacgacatgaaCACAAGAAACAAAACACGAATGTCAGGGTCTATTCATTATTAATATGTTACTTAGTACTCACATCATCGAGTTGTTCCATACAATTAAATGCATAAATGATCTCTGAttcgaatttttttctttcgaaatgaacgaaagaaaatgatgaatgatgatattctagtgtggttgagtcCCATACCAAGTGTAtggattctaacaaacaactaattaaaacatgaaatataatatggacatttaattaaatgtttattaatatttgcggtgcggttcggtttcggtgtggttttcaaaagccaaaaccgaaaccaaactgtTTTCTATGTTGCAGTTTggtttcaaaaccaaaaccgtttcaaaaccgcaaaaccaaaccgttcagTGTGGTTCGATTTGATTCGTGTTTTGGTTTCGATTTTCGGTTCTAAGTATCTACCCTTAGTAATATGTGTGTATCTCCTAATGGAAGGATGCTAAGTATTATTCAAAACGAAAACTTTCGTTGAATTAATGCAACAAATGAAGGTGTTACAAACAAGTAAGTACACTAAAATGTACAACAAATCTGTCATCAAAGCACCTCCCTGACAACCCTTACTTTTGCTCATCCCAACACATCCCCACTATACTTTGCCTTTTCCCACTAATTaatccaaaagaaaagaaaaattaatgagaaaaaaaaatataaatatcaaaAGAATGATCGCATCACACTCCACACCACACCCCAAATCAGCTTTAAAGCAAATCCGACCCTAAttcttcttttttatgtttGTAAGAAGGACGATGCACATGTTCTTCCCTGCAAACCCAATCATTCATTTTCTGAGTGGTCCCTTTCTGTAAAGCTAAACCCATCACGTGGTTCCACAGgttagcagcagcagcagatcAAGTCACCCAAGAATGTGACTTCTCCTCCTCGCTAGCTAGTGGCTAGCACAAGTAGTAGTGACTGCTGATGGAGAATGTGTCTTAAACTGTTTGCATTGGAGCTAGCACTTGGATGAAACTGGCTTTCTACAACGTAGTGTCGCAGTTCAATAATGAAATATCAAAGAAATTTATGCATAATATTGTATTATTAGAAGGAGAAATCACATAGCTCCATGCAAGTTACTCTCCTACTTTTCTAATATGGTTATTTCTGACCATAACATGACACTAACAATGAATTCTTTTTAGGAAATCTTTCTTGAATAGGCAATTAATGATGATGATCAGGATGAGGATACGTTGAGAAGGTGTTCCTTTCGatcaggaggaggaggagtagTAGATATGGTGTCTGAGGGGGGTGTACGTGAGGTTGGTGATTGTGTGACCCTCTCCATCTTCTTGACGTTTTGTTGGTGATATACTTGCCTTAGTCTCTCTATTTCCCTCTTCAATGCTTCTTGATGAGCTGCAATATTTGTTTGCCCAAATCCAAATTAAGACAAAGATAAAACCATTTCATTACCATGTGATCCTACTTGTGACAACCCACAATATAAATCAAAATGTGCACATTGATCAATCAACATGTACACATGCCCCATATGTTATGACAATTAAATTACTTTATCCCTAATCACTTATCTTCCCTCCTAAATTTCTACCCCGCAAAAAAGAGAGCATGCATAGCCATTGAACTCACCTAACAACCCATAAAAGATTTTGGAACTTTATGTTTTGTACAATACTATGTATCCAACCATATTTTTTTGTGGACTATATCTTTGAGTATATAAAGGAGAGCATTTTTATTACCCATTTAGTTTGGGTGTATGTTCAACACACATCTCTATGGCTGACAcatgttaaattaattaaccATAGTTAAAATTTTGCAATTAAGATATTATGTCACTTTTACCCCTTCTCACCCATGCTTCTTTTTTCCCTCTCTCGGCTCCTCCATCGTTCCATATCTTCAGAAAATTTTAGTTGCGAAGTTTAACTATGGTTGACTAGCTTAACAGGTGCCAACCATGCATGCATAGAACTGTGCGGTGAGCATCTACCAGAGTTAAAGATGAGGTAAAAAAATGTTCTCGTAGTAAAACGGTATCCACATGGACAACCAGAGTatcatctctattaaaacattaattaacaaaatataATCTCTCTAACATTTCGTACGTCTTTCTAATTCTATATAATGATTAATCTAATTTTAAATGGAGAAATTTAATTATAACATGGTGCCGTATATTGTACTAGCTACATCTATTGCAATTGCACCAATTAGTGAGATGCCACATGATATTTCATTGTCCCCTTAACTTTCTTCCTACTCTTAGCATGCATGCGATGGCCTTTTCAACGCTGCCTTTTTTATGTGCATTCATTCTTGGTGGATCAAATAAGTGTCTTTATCTACGATCTAAAGCAATAGTTTCCCATCTTATACTTTTGAGCACCAAGTTTAAACACCTTTTATGGGCTGTATTTTTCCTAAAACGGCTAGGGAATTAATTAGATCTCACACCAATATAAAAAAGTTGGTAGCTAGAAACTCAACTGATTGAAGGCCAATCAAAcatgttcttgttcttcttttaattaaggaaaaattagaaTTAAATACATATTTGtcataaaatttgatatttgaaCACCAGTAAACTAAAatgaaaacttaaaattgatgCCTAATTGCCGATAAATTTGTACTTTTCTATAGTACTCGAGCACCaggttttaaaacaaaacatccgcaactcacatttctataagAAATATTTAGTTTTCAGGTCGGAAACCATGGTGCACCGTAGAATTTTCTTATATCTTGGACTTAAaacgaaattaaaattaatgtgaACAAGGTTCATATGCTAATTGTTCAATATTTATGTGAAGTTAAAATGAATAATTTAATTATGCATGGTAAATTAGGACAATAATATACGTATGTACCGTCTTTGAAGATATTATCCTGCGCCAATGCTGCAATTCTTTGTTTGAGAGCACTGTTGTCGACATTTAGAAGCAAGCGTTGATGGTCAAGAAATGAAACCCTTGGTGAAAGCACTGAAACTTCAGCCTTCgtgaaaaaaggaaaacattCAGTGATGTGGATTATTAAGGAGCAATATATATTGTTTGACAAGTTAaagaagttaattaattaatttacaacCAGAATTCATTCAAGTAATTAACCTACTTGTAGAGAGTTAACACTTCGTTCGAGTTCTGATACGTATTGCAGCTTCCTCACCCGTGATCTTTGTGCAGATTGTCTGTTCGCCAAAATTCTAATGCAACACACAGGAAAATTATGTAATCAAGAACTGATtaataacaaaattaattaaactcatcaatatatgtaaatatatgtatgtatatattatgtatTGTGCATGAAGATTACCTCTTGACTCTTTTGGGATCAATTTTCCTACCATTGGATGTGGTTTGTAGTTCGCATTGGCTTTCCCCCTCTTCAGATTCATTCTTTAGCTGCTTATTGATCTGCTGCTGCTTATTAATCCCCTGCGTTTCTTTCTCATCGTCATTGATGCTGTTATGATCGGAAGGCGTGGACGGGTTCGACGACGACCCCGTGGGTCCCACTGTTGCTGCAGCGGCGGAGATTTCATCGGTGGTGAACATGGACATGAACTGTTCGTCGTCAAACCTATCAAACTCGTGATTGTTGTTAGCATGGGAGTGCGAGTGCGAGCCTGGAGGTGCAGCGGAGACACGGCATTCTTCCTGCATTGGTGCCTCGAGGAAGGTGGTGGAGTCGCTGACGGATCTCCGGTGGGATCCCCGTCTTACCGACGAGAAGTCGAGGAATTCATCGACCCAACAAGGGTTTTGGGACGTGGTGGCGGCTGTGGCATTTCCATTTGGCGCAAAACATCCGCCCATTGAAGGCGGCATCTTCTGGTGTGAAAAGTCAGGCCAATTGGGTGTCATGCTTGGAACTTTTGGAGGTAATTGTGCCATAATTTTAATATTGCACACAAAATAATGTTAACTGTTTTGTGTATCAACCAAACTTGCCTTGGAATGTTgaaatgatgatatatatatatatatatatatatatatatatatagagagagagagagagagagagagagagagagagagagagagagagagaagacttgaaagaaaccaaaccaaattacAAGCTCCAACAAAGGCTCATATATATACCCAGAAAATACAGAAAGGAAGGGAATGTTGAAGGGTTGAAGAATCAACTCATCAATAATGTTATGACGAGAGAAATGCACATGACAACATGATTATAGCCCGAAAAATTCTCTTAAAATCAATATATTGTCCGAGGGAAACACACTGCCGACACATATAATTGTCATGTATTCTATCCATTAGATAATTATTATCCGGTGTCACCGTTTGCAATAGAAAATCTCTCATCTGgttagattttttgtttttataatgtCCAAAGTCTGTAAATTCCCAATCAATAAATAtctctctttctttgtttcGGATCTCTATCAAATATCTATGTATGTGTGTTGTGTATGTGCAGTGGGATCACATGGGGAGGGGATCGGACAGCTATCTCCAGCTGGGAGGAGGTTGGGGATCAACGGTTTTACTGGAAAGTCGCCAGTACTAGTTTAATAACAAGCGGAATCAGCCACCACGTGCCCTTGAGACCGTCTCTTTAGTAGGACACCTTATAATAATAGAAGAATAGCCCCTCCCTCGTGCTTCCCTATATTTTTTCTACTTCCACTGTTCCATATCCGAAGGAACATTCTCGTGTGCATTGTAATGCATGCAACCCACCACTACATCTTAAAACTTACCATCATCCATTATGACCGTCAGATCCACCCACATGGGTCAAGGATTCATCATACATATCAAACGTAAACTCTCAAATCGTCCTTCAACTAGACCTAACA
Protein-coding sequences here:
- the LOC103405630 gene encoding basic leucine zipper 34-like translates to MAQLPPKVPSMTPNWPDFSHQKMPPSMGGCFAPNGNATAATTSQNPCWVDEFLDFSSVRRGSHRRSVSDSTTFLEAPMQEECRVSAAPPGSHSHSHANNNHEFDRFDDEQFMSMFTTDEISAAAATVGPTGSSSNPSTPSDHNSINDDEKETQGINKQQQINKQLKNESEEGESQCELQTTSNGRKIDPKRVKRILANRQSAQRSRVRKLQYVSELERSVNSLQAEVSVLSPRVSFLDHQRLLLNVDNSALKQRIAALAQDNIFKDAHQEALKREIERLRQVYHQQNVKKMERVTQSPTSRTPPSDTISTTPPPPDRKEHLLNVSSS